From one Amycolatopsis sp. FDAARGOS 1241 genomic stretch:
- a CDS encoding amidohydrolase family protein — translation MTRTVFTGGKVFDGTGSEPAGADVVIEDGVIVDVGSGLDGDRSVDCSGATLLPGLFDCHVHVTVSDLGLLPRVQKPFSYQFYEAARNLWTTLKLGITTVRDAAGADLGIKQAVDDGLIPGPRLQIAIGLISPTGGHGDGWMPSGHCVPLSLPHPGRPDARADGPDEMRRVARTLLRAGADVLKVCTTGGVLSPRDDPRHSQFTLEELDVLVTEAQMQGRAVMAHAQGAEGIKNAVRAGIRSIEHGIYLDDEAIELMLARGTWLVPTLVAPVNVIRAAAAGASLPDAVVQKAKEVAEVHADSVRRAVAAGVRIAMGTDSGVGPHGTNLEELELMHSCGMSPADVLAATTSSAARLLGLDGELGLLAPGYRADIVVVAGDAYDFGGLAGNVREVWQDGVRAV, via the coding sequence ATGACCCGCACGGTGTTCACCGGCGGAAAAGTGTTCGACGGCACCGGCAGTGAACCCGCCGGAGCCGACGTGGTGATCGAAGACGGGGTGATCGTCGACGTCGGCTCCGGCCTCGACGGCGACCGCTCGGTCGACTGCTCGGGCGCGACCCTGCTGCCTGGGTTGTTCGACTGCCACGTGCACGTGACGGTCTCGGACCTCGGGCTGCTGCCGCGGGTGCAGAAGCCGTTCTCGTACCAGTTCTACGAGGCGGCGCGGAACCTGTGGACCACGCTCAAGCTCGGCATCACGACCGTGCGCGACGCCGCGGGCGCCGATCTCGGCATCAAGCAGGCAGTGGACGACGGGCTCATCCCCGGGCCGCGGCTGCAGATCGCCATCGGCCTGATCAGCCCGACCGGCGGGCACGGCGACGGCTGGATGCCTTCGGGCCACTGCGTTCCGCTCTCGCTGCCGCACCCCGGCCGGCCCGACGCGAGGGCCGACGGCCCCGACGAGATGCGCCGCGTCGCGCGGACGCTGCTGCGCGCGGGCGCCGACGTGCTCAAGGTCTGCACCACCGGCGGTGTGCTCTCGCCGCGCGACGACCCGCGGCACTCGCAGTTCACGCTGGAGGAGCTCGACGTGCTCGTCACGGAGGCCCAAATGCAGGGGCGCGCGGTGATGGCCCACGCGCAGGGCGCCGAGGGCATCAAAAACGCCGTGCGCGCCGGGATCCGCTCGATCGAGCACGGCATCTACCTCGACGACGAAGCCATCGAGTTGATGCTGGCGCGCGGCACGTGGCTCGTGCCGACGCTCGTGGCGCCGGTGAACGTGATCCGCGCGGCGGCGGCGGGCGCGTCACTGCCGGATGCCGTGGTGCAGAAGGCCAAGGAGGTCGCCGAGGTGCACGCCGACTCGGTCCGCCGGGCCGTGGCCGCGGGGGTGCGGATCGCCATGGGCACGGATAGCGGTGTCGGTCCACACGGGACGAACCTGGAGGAGCTGGAGCTCATGCACTCGTGCGGCATGAGCCCCGCCGACGTGCTGGCGGCTACGACGTCGTCGGCCGCGCGACTGCTCGGGCTCGACGGCGAGCTGGGCCTGCTCGCGCCCGGGTACCGCGCCGACATCGTGGTGGTCGCCGGGGACGCGTACGACTTCGGTGGGCTGGCCGGCAACGTGCGGGAGGTGTGGCAAGACGGGGTGCGGGCGGTCTGA
- a CDS encoding sodium:solute symporter: protein MILAFTLVGIVLIGVLGFVGRRKPAADLSEWTVGGRKFGALTMWFLQAGEVFTTFTFLGMAGLAFSGGVAAMYALPYVPIAYVVLFFLAKRLWRVGKERGYLTQGDFLEDRFSSKFLGTLSAVLGVIFVLPYLQLQITGLGLIVRLVTGDAASGNLSMVVGSLLIVAFVLWAGLRGVAATSYFKDAIMLVVLVVLIIAVPAHFAGGVSGVFHKIEQLHPEKLFVHAGTNDHTWFITSMLVSAIGVGLMTLPHSWPALMAARDPKVLRRNYTWMPIYELCLLLPMIIGFAAILVVPKGSDPNGVLLTLSKDALPGWVTGLVVVAATATAMVPAAGILIGISSLVARNIARVRGERKQFWINHGTVVLASALALVLGIFRPDLLANLLLLTYSGSVQLAPANLLGFLKKVPVGKGPVLAGLIAGELVVVWLTFFDTKFAGTVNVGLIGLAANVVVLAVATLIERALTRPGVPVKTGEPV from the coding sequence ATGATCCTCGCCTTCACGCTCGTCGGCATCGTCCTCATCGGTGTGCTCGGCTTCGTCGGCCGCCGCAAGCCCGCGGCCGACCTGAGCGAGTGGACCGTCGGCGGCCGCAAGTTCGGCGCGCTGACGATGTGGTTCCTCCAGGCCGGCGAGGTGTTCACCACCTTCACCTTCCTGGGCATGGCCGGGCTCGCGTTCTCCGGCGGTGTCGCGGCGATGTACGCGCTGCCGTACGTGCCCATCGCCTACGTGGTCCTGTTCTTCCTGGCCAAACGCCTTTGGCGGGTGGGCAAGGAGCGCGGTTACCTCACGCAGGGCGATTTCCTCGAGGACCGCTTCTCCAGCAAGTTCCTCGGCACGCTCTCGGCCGTGCTCGGCGTGATCTTCGTGCTGCCCTACCTGCAGCTGCAGATCACCGGACTGGGCCTGATCGTCCGGCTGGTCACGGGCGACGCGGCGTCGGGCAACCTGAGCATGGTCGTGGGCAGCCTGCTGATCGTCGCGTTCGTGTTGTGGGCCGGGCTGCGCGGCGTGGCCGCGACGTCGTACTTCAAGGACGCGATCATGCTCGTGGTCCTCGTGGTGCTGATCATCGCGGTGCCCGCGCACTTCGCCGGCGGCGTGTCCGGGGTGTTCCACAAGATCGAGCAGCTGCACCCGGAGAAGCTGTTCGTCCACGCCGGCACCAACGACCACACGTGGTTCATCACCAGCATGCTCGTGAGCGCCATCGGCGTCGGCCTGATGACGCTGCCGCACTCGTGGCCCGCGCTGATGGCCGCGCGCGACCCGAAGGTGCTGCGGCGCAACTACACGTGGATGCCGATCTACGAGCTGTGCCTGTTGCTGCCGATGATCATCGGGTTCGCGGCGATCCTCGTGGTGCCCAAGGGCAGCGACCCCAACGGAGTGCTGCTGACCCTGAGCAAGGACGCGCTACCCGGCTGGGTGACCGGGCTCGTGGTCGTCGCGGCGACGGCCACCGCGATGGTTCCCGCGGCGGGCATCCTCATCGGCATCTCGTCGCTCGTGGCCCGCAACATCGCGCGGGTGCGCGGGGAGCGCAAGCAGTTCTGGATCAACCACGGCACGGTCGTGCTCGCGAGCGCGCTGGCGCTCGTGCTCGGCATCTTCCGGCCCGACCTGCTCGCCAACCTGCTGCTGCTCACGTACTCCGGCTCGGTGCAGCTCGCGCCGGCCAACCTGCTCGGCTTCCTCAAGAAGGTGCCGGTGGGCAAGGGCCCGGTGCTGGCCGGGCTCATCGCGGGGGAGCTCGTGGTGGTCTGGCTGACCTTCTTCGACACGAAGTTCGCCGGCACCGTGAACGTCGGCCTCATCGGGCTCGCGGCCAACGTCGTGGTGCTCGCCGTGGCGACGCTGATCGAACGGGCCTTGACGCGGCCCGGAGTTCCCGTGAAGACAGGAGAACCGGTATGA
- a CDS encoding M20 family metallopeptidase, whose amino-acid sequence MSLRSDAAALHPDLVALRRALHRTPEIGLDLPRTQEKVLQALDGLGLELTLGRDLSSVTAVLRGGGGAGGTVLLRGDMDALPVTEASGEEFSSEIAGAMHACGHDLHTAGLVGAAQLLVSRRDRLPGDVVFMFQPGEEGCDGASYMIDEGVLTAAGRQVDAAYGLHVSSSRHARGVFTCRPGPLMAASDAVKVRVAGAGGHGSAPELSRDPIPAACEMVTTLQTRMTRGFGAFEPVVLTVGSFHAGTRRNVIPDDAVFEATVRSFDPEVRERIRTQVVRACEGIAAAHGVDVEISYDAEYPVTVNHEAGHEFIADTVREVFGEERFALLPQPMTGSEDFSRVLAKVPGAFVFLGASRSDDPATAPNNHSPRAAFDDSVLADGATLLAELACRQLAVLAA is encoded by the coding sequence ATGTCCTTGCGCTCCGACGCCGCAGCGCTCCACCCCGACTTGGTCGCGTTGCGCCGCGCCCTGCACCGCACGCCCGAGATCGGCCTCGACCTGCCACGCACGCAGGAGAAGGTGCTGCAGGCCCTCGACGGCCTCGGCCTCGAGCTCACCCTCGGCCGGGACCTGTCCTCCGTCACCGCCGTGCTGCGCGGCGGGGGCGGAGCCGGCGGCACCGTGCTGCTGCGCGGCGACATGGACGCCCTGCCGGTCACCGAAGCCTCCGGCGAGGAGTTCTCGTCCGAGATCGCCGGCGCGATGCACGCCTGCGGCCACGACCTGCACACGGCGGGGCTCGTCGGCGCCGCCCAGCTGCTCGTCTCCCGCCGTGACCGGCTGCCCGGCGACGTCGTGTTCATGTTCCAGCCCGGCGAAGAGGGCTGCGACGGCGCGAGCTACATGATCGACGAAGGCGTGCTCACCGCGGCCGGCCGCCAGGTCGACGCCGCCTACGGGCTGCACGTCTCGTCTTCGCGCCACGCGCGCGGCGTGTTCACCTGCCGGCCCGGCCCGCTGATGGCCGCGTCGGACGCGGTGAAGGTGCGGGTCGCCGGCGCCGGTGGCCACGGTTCGGCGCCCGAGCTGTCCCGCGACCCGATCCCGGCCGCGTGCGAGATGGTGACGACGCTCCAGACGCGCATGACGCGCGGCTTCGGCGCGTTCGAACCGGTCGTGCTCACCGTCGGCAGCTTCCACGCCGGCACGCGCCGCAACGTGATCCCGGACGACGCCGTGTTCGAGGCGACCGTCCGCTCGTTCGACCCGGAGGTCCGTGAACGCATCCGCACCCAGGTCGTCCGCGCCTGTGAGGGCATCGCCGCCGCGCACGGCGTCGACGTCGAGATTTCCTACGACGCCGAGTACCCCGTGACCGTGAACCACGAAGCCGGTCACGAGTTCATCGCCGACACCGTCCGCGAAGTGTTCGGCGAAGAGCGGTTCGCCCTGCTGCCGCAGCCGATGACGGGCTCCGAGGACTTCTCGCGGGTGCTCGCGAAGGTGCCCGGCGCGTTCGTGTTCCTCGGTGCTTCGCGCTCGGACGACCCGGCCACCGCACCCAACAACCACTCGCCACGCGCCGCGTTCGACGACTCGGTGCTCGCCGACGGTGCCACCTTGCTCGCCGAGCTGGCGTGCCGACAGCTCGCGGTCCTGGCAGCGTGA
- a CDS encoding Lrp/AsnC family transcriptional regulator has protein sequence MLSESDLKLVDALQTRPRASWSVLGQALGIGAVTAARRWETLVSRGQAWLTAYPGGELVAQLALAFVEIDCAPGAALKVARSLAADPHVATIEYVAGHCDLHIHLVARSLRDLADYVLHRLSALPGVTRTRTAVSPRLFTEGSRWRVRAISPGERKALVSPASRTSGALRFGELDRALILALGEDGRASAASLAVELGVGASTIRRRLDALLARGAVRLRCEIARPLSPAPVTAMLWLRVPPDKLETTARSLAMLPEVRMCAAISGAANLMLVVWLGSQHDTVPLESSLAAKLPWLEIVDRAVTLRGLKLMGHLLDDEGFAAGHVPLDFWAPVPGTP, from the coding sequence ATGCTGAGCGAAAGCGACCTCAAACTCGTCGACGCGCTGCAGACCCGGCCGCGAGCGTCGTGGTCGGTGCTGGGCCAAGCGCTGGGCATCGGCGCCGTGACGGCCGCGCGGCGTTGGGAGACGCTCGTGTCGCGTGGGCAGGCGTGGCTCACCGCGTACCCGGGTGGCGAGCTCGTCGCGCAGCTGGCACTGGCGTTCGTGGAGATCGACTGCGCGCCCGGCGCGGCCTTGAAGGTGGCGCGGTCGCTGGCCGCGGACCCGCACGTGGCGACGATCGAGTACGTCGCCGGGCACTGCGACCTGCACATCCACCTCGTGGCCCGGTCGCTGCGGGACCTCGCCGACTACGTGCTCCACCGGCTCTCGGCGCTGCCCGGCGTGACGCGGACGCGCACGGCGGTGTCGCCGCGGCTGTTCACCGAAGGCAGCCGGTGGCGCGTGCGGGCGATCTCGCCGGGCGAGCGGAAGGCGTTGGTCTCGCCGGCGTCGCGGACGTCCGGGGCCCTGCGCTTCGGTGAACTGGACCGCGCGCTGATCCTGGCGCTGGGTGAAGACGGCCGGGCTTCCGCCGCGTCGTTGGCGGTGGAACTGGGCGTGGGCGCGAGCACGATCCGCCGCCGCCTCGACGCGCTACTGGCCCGCGGCGCCGTGCGGCTGCGGTGCGAGATCGCGCGCCCGCTGTCTCCCGCGCCCGTGACGGCGATGCTGTGGCTGCGCGTCCCGCCGGACAAGCTGGAGACGACCGCGCGATCGCTGGCGATGCTGCCGGAGGTCCGCATGTGCGCGGCGATCAGCGGCGCGGCGAACCTGATGCTCGTGGTGTGGCTCGGCTCCCAGCACGACACGGTGCCGCTGGAGAGCTCCCTGGCGGCCAAGCTGCCGTGGCTCGAGATCGTCGACCGCGCCGTGACGCTGCGCGGGCTCAAGCTGATGGGCCACTTGCTCGACGACGAGGGCTTCGCCGCCGGCCACGTCCCCCTCGACTTCTGGGCTCCGGTGCCCGGCACGCCCTGA
- a CDS encoding DUF1996 domain-containing protein — translation MSRNQPRHRLAKRTTLVTGALGLALAVGALAVNATSGDPDRAGADPADKSFFLDINKVPKGANVNRAANRGARGTFTVDCGRNENGHFNPDNFIAQPGVRNGAQHLHDYVGNLSTNADSTNRSLARAGTTCKNGDKSTYYWPVVRIDKDDEAAEPDENESVAGDRAAAAKDAAEPAVDCPDVASELPEVPDDAMDAVNDELDAMDEQVDAADKEVAAGQDRTGVLKSLRDKRSASLKKISDTMAAKGAKPGDTGALSTCAVQDEGSDGLDNGGANSDPAQGENAEEQQQKQANGSAAELPGVNENNEVAGNDGEIQRVESATLSFGSGGARKVVAMPRFLRVLYGDAKEGANGPANARASWTCTGFEDRLTDLYPICPAGSKVERIHAFPNCWDGQNIDSANHRTHIVFADANGNCKRGFKAVPQLKITLVYNIPHDVQVKGQYKVDAFPEEKHNPRSDHDDFANVMTQSQMNRVVSCINTGKRCKE, via the coding sequence ATGAGCAGGAACCAGCCCCGACATCGGCTCGCGAAGCGCACGACACTTGTCACCGGTGCGCTCGGTCTGGCGCTCGCCGTCGGCGCGCTGGCCGTCAACGCGACGTCCGGCGATCCCGACCGAGCCGGCGCCGATCCGGCCGACAAGTCGTTCTTCTTGGACATCAACAAGGTGCCCAAGGGTGCGAACGTCAACCGGGCAGCGAACCGTGGCGCGCGTGGCACGTTCACCGTCGACTGTGGACGCAACGAGAACGGCCACTTCAACCCCGACAACTTCATCGCGCAGCCGGGCGTCCGCAACGGCGCGCAGCACCTGCACGACTACGTCGGCAACTTGTCCACCAACGCCGACTCGACCAACCGCAGCCTCGCCCGAGCGGGCACGACGTGCAAGAACGGCGACAAGTCGACGTACTACTGGCCGGTCGTGCGCATCGACAAGGACGACGAAGCCGCGGAGCCGGACGAGAACGAGAGCGTGGCCGGCGACCGCGCCGCCGCGGCGAAGGACGCGGCCGAGCCCGCGGTCGATTGCCCCGACGTCGCTAGTGAGCTGCCCGAAGTCCCCGACGACGCGATGGACGCGGTGAACGACGAGCTCGACGCCATGGACGAGCAGGTCGACGCCGCCGACAAGGAGGTCGCCGCCGGGCAGGACCGGACGGGGGTGCTGAAGTCCCTGCGCGACAAGCGGTCCGCGTCGCTGAAGAAGATCTCCGACACGATGGCCGCGAAGGGTGCGAAACCGGGTGACACCGGTGCGTTGTCGACGTGCGCCGTGCAGGACGAGGGCAGCGACGGCCTCGACAACGGCGGTGCGAACAGCGACCCGGCGCAGGGCGAGAACGCCGAGGAGCAGCAGCAGAAGCAGGCGAACGGCTCGGCGGCCGAACTGCCCGGCGTCAACGAGAACAACGAGGTCGCCGGCAACGACGGCGAGATCCAGCGCGTGGAGTCCGCGACGCTGTCGTTCGGCAGCGGTGGAGCGCGCAAGGTCGTCGCGATGCCGCGGTTCCTGCGCGTGCTCTACGGTGACGCCAAGGAAGGCGCGAACGGTCCCGCGAACGCCCGGGCGAGCTGGACGTGCACCGGCTTCGAGGACCGGCTGACGGACCTCTACCCGATCTGCCCGGCCGGCAGCAAGGTCGAGCGCATCCACGCCTTCCCCAACTGCTGGGACGGCCAGAACATCGACAGCGCCAACCACCGCACGCACATCGTCTTCGCCGACGCGAACGGCAACTGCAAGCGCGGCTTCAAAGCCGTGCCGCAGCTGAAGATCACGCTGGTCTACAACATCCCGCACGACGTGCAGGTCAAGGGCCAGTACAAAGTGGACGCCTTCCCCGAGGAGAAGCACAACCCCCGCTCGGACCACGACGACTTCGCCAACGTCATGACGCAGTCGCAGATGAACCGCGTGGTCTCCTGCATCAACACCGGCAAGCGCTGCAAGGAGTGA
- a CDS encoding zf-HC2 domain-containing protein, whose amino-acid sequence MAGSAHTDLAAYVLGVLDEADNTRFEQHLLDCPHCQLDLVELYQLPDVLDLVKKNWPDPPVPVTPGRTLAPGPRVLRALMAEATVKRKRRRRVGLLAAAAAAALVVAGPLVTLAVRPADAAGPSVSLAAPTSVPPAPPSSLSAPGGGKSAGQGAAALAAHVTVTPEEWGSAVELELTGVAGPVSCQLLAISRAGDIRTVTGWSVPAKGYGVPGSPDPLRVTGGTSLPADQITRFEVRADDGSLLVVVDR is encoded by the coding sequence GTGGCCGGGTCCGCGCACACCGACCTCGCCGCGTACGTGCTCGGCGTGCTCGACGAAGCCGACAACACGCGGTTCGAACAGCACCTGCTGGACTGCCCGCACTGCCAGCTGGACCTGGTGGAGCTCTACCAGTTGCCCGACGTGCTCGACCTCGTGAAGAAGAACTGGCCGGACCCGCCGGTACCGGTCACGCCGGGGCGCACGCTCGCGCCCGGCCCGCGCGTGCTGCGGGCGCTGATGGCCGAGGCGACGGTGAAGCGCAAGCGCCGCCGCCGGGTCGGGCTGCTGGCCGCGGCGGCCGCGGCGGCGCTCGTGGTGGCGGGCCCGCTCGTGACGCTCGCGGTGCGGCCCGCCGACGCGGCCGGCCCCAGCGTGAGCCTCGCCGCGCCGACCTCGGTGCCGCCGGCGCCGCCGTCGTCGCTGTCGGCGCCGGGCGGTGGGAAGTCGGCGGGACAGGGCGCAGCGGCGCTCGCGGCCCACGTGACCGTGACGCCCGAGGAATGGGGCAGCGCCGTCGAACTCGAGCTGACGGGCGTCGCGGGGCCCGTGAGCTGCCAGCTGCTGGCCATCTCACGGGCCGGGGACATCCGGACGGTCACGGGCTGGTCCGTGCCCGCGAAGGGCTACGGGGTCCCGGGCTCACCGGATCCGCTGCGCGTCACCGGTGGGACATCGCTGCCCGCCGACCAGATCACGAGGTTCGAGGTCCGCGCGGACGACGGATCGCTCCTCGTGGTCGTCGACCGGTAA
- a CDS encoding sigma-70 family RNA polymerase sigma factor codes for MGRHNRTLSPMDDHDTETPGPHDDLAKALYQEFGGALMGFALRLTGHDRQWAEDVVQETLIKAWRNADKLDRRPAMLRAWLFTVARRTVIDGWRSRSVRPQELEEIQSDAVFVPDESDKTLAAMIIYEALQGLSPEQREAVQQTYLADRTVNEVAATLGVPPGTVKSRIHHAVRALRKALRERG; via the coding sequence GTGGGACGGCACAATCGCACGCTGAGCCCGATGGACGATCATGACACCGAAACTCCCGGCCCTCATGACGACCTGGCCAAAGCGTTGTACCAAGAGTTCGGCGGAGCCCTGATGGGCTTCGCGCTGCGCCTGACCGGGCACGACCGGCAGTGGGCGGAGGACGTGGTGCAGGAGACGTTGATCAAGGCCTGGCGCAACGCCGACAAGCTCGACCGCCGGCCGGCGATGCTGCGCGCGTGGCTGTTCACCGTGGCGCGGCGCACGGTGATCGACGGCTGGCGCAGCCGCAGTGTCCGTCCTCAGGAACTCGAGGAGATCCAGTCCGACGCGGTGTTCGTGCCCGACGAGTCGGACAAGACGCTGGCCGCGATGATCATCTACGAAGCGCTGCAAGGACTCTCGCCCGAGCAGCGCGAGGCAGTGCAGCAGACCTACCTGGCCGACCGGACCGTGAACGAGGTCGCGGCCACGCTGGGCGTGCCGCCCGGTACCGTCAAATCGCGAATCCACCACGCCGTCCGCGCCTTGCGGAAGGCGCTGCGCGAGCGGGGGTGA
- a CDS encoding DUF4142 domain-containing protein: MPSASEPHLPDRPPQNRLRRLVRVLFVVLTAVVLLQPQATASAQVGVDAGDQLLLVKVRQAGLWEMPAGTWAETRGASPQVRAVGAAIMVDHGRLDVATRQLAAKLNVALPSEPSAEQMGWLTELQNAPTPQDFDRIFANRLRAAHGQVFSIIAQVRAGTRNPEIRAYATVANQAVLRHMTLLESTGFVDFTALPQSAVSSSAAPAGAALDLRTTDILAAALLFLLVGGATLLGVRYVKSGRLRGGRLRPTSGENHG, encoded by the coding sequence ATGCCTTCCGCCTCTGAGCCGCACCTTCCCGACCGCCCACCCCAGAACCGGTTGCGCCGCCTCGTCCGCGTGCTGTTCGTCGTGCTCACCGCCGTGGTGCTGCTGCAACCGCAGGCCACTGCCTCCGCCCAAGTCGGCGTCGACGCCGGCGACCAGCTGCTGCTCGTGAAGGTGCGCCAGGCCGGGCTATGGGAAATGCCGGCCGGCACGTGGGCCGAGACCCGCGGTGCGAGCCCGCAGGTCCGCGCCGTCGGCGCCGCGATCATGGTCGACCACGGCCGGCTCGACGTCGCGACCCGCCAGCTCGCGGCGAAGCTGAACGTCGCGCTGCCGAGCGAGCCGTCCGCCGAGCAGATGGGCTGGCTCACCGAACTGCAGAACGCACCGACGCCGCAGGACTTCGACCGGATCTTCGCCAACCGGCTGCGCGCCGCGCACGGCCAGGTGTTCTCGATCATCGCTCAGGTCCGCGCCGGCACGCGGAACCCGGAGATCCGCGCCTACGCGACCGTCGCGAACCAGGCGGTGCTGCGGCACATGACGCTGCTGGAGAGCACCGGGTTCGTCGACTTCACGGCCCTGCCGCAGTCCGCCGTGTCGTCCTCCGCGGCACCCGCCGGCGCCGCCCTCGACCTGCGGACGACCGACATCCTCGCCGCCGCCCTGCTGTTCCTGCTGGTCGGCGGGGCAACGCTGCTCGGCGTCCGCTACGTCAAGTCCGGCCGCCTGCGCGGCGGCCGGCTCCGCCCGACTTCAGGAGAAAACCATGGTTGA
- a CDS encoding ferric reductase-like transmembrane domain-containing protein gives MVDTVHEAVTTLAQQSTDPAARGIAALSARLSYAFMCLTLCWGILTATGWVRTVTGRRALRSGHLVLATLTLAFGCLHALGFLYLTVNPLSFAYLSIPFMPGTLARHTFGIVGLELMLAIAITAGVQRWTSYRRWLWLHRLAYPAVALTALHAFFGAIANGHLATLWLVGITLLIPPVTLAMLRFLPPRTLERIGLVEEQVA, from the coding sequence ATGGTTGACACCGTCCACGAGGCGGTGACCACACTCGCGCAGCAGTCCACGGACCCGGCCGCCCGCGGTATCGCGGCGCTGTCTGCGCGGCTGTCGTACGCGTTCATGTGCCTCACGCTCTGCTGGGGCATCCTCACCGCCACGGGCTGGGTGCGCACGGTCACCGGCCGCCGGGCCCTGCGCAGCGGCCACCTCGTGCTGGCCACCCTGACGCTCGCGTTCGGCTGCCTCCATGCGCTGGGCTTCCTGTACCTGACGGTGAACCCACTGTCCTTCGCGTACCTCTCGATCCCGTTCATGCCGGGTACCCTCGCACGCCACACGTTCGGCATCGTCGGGCTCGAGCTCATGCTCGCCATCGCGATCACGGCCGGTGTCCAGCGCTGGACGTCATACCGCCGCTGGCTGTGGCTGCACCGGCTGGCCTACCCGGCCGTCGCGCTGACCGCGCTGCACGCGTTCTTCGGCGCGATCGCCAACGGGCACCTCGCGACACTGTGGCTCGTCGGGATCACCCTGCTCATCCCCCCGGTCACGCTGGCGATGCTGCGGTTCCTGCCGCCGCGGACGCTCGAGCGGATCGGGCTCGTCGAGGAGCAGGTGGCGTGA
- a CDS encoding ferredoxin, giving the protein MKVPGSGPRVSVDNDRCELYGICAMEAPDLFDLGQDGRLRFRKRLLGAADMTQAIAAARMCPMQAVVLRGELDG; this is encoded by the coding sequence GTGAAGGTCCCTGGCAGCGGCCCGCGCGTCAGCGTCGACAACGACCGGTGCGAGCTCTACGGAATCTGCGCGATGGAGGCGCCCGACCTCTTCGACCTCGGCCAGGACGGGCGCCTGCGGTTCCGCAAGCGCCTGCTCGGGGCCGCCGACATGACACAGGCGATCGCGGCGGCACGGATGTGCCCCATGCAGGCGGTCGTCTTGAGAGGGGAACTCGATGGCTGA
- a CDS encoding NAD(P)/FAD-dependent oxidoreductase, whose protein sequence is MADGDRIVIVGAGVAGLRAAERLRELGFDGEIVVVGDEARRPYHRPMVSKQLVMGAARPTDTTLRTYGEDLDLHWRLGTRATHLDTVERVVHLPGGEALWYDGLVLATGVVPRHLPGSPRHDPRVRVLRTVDDALSVRRCLQASTKPAVVIGAGLIGNEFAASMRHLGRDVTLVGHAQAPLHRFGTRISDSVVQLHKEHRAKLAMKSEVRHWISTKEAVGLHLTNNKLLVASCVVLAIGSVPAVDYLRGSGLDVEDGVLCEPTLFAEHANDVVVAGDLARWPNLRFDEVPRRVEHWINAVESGRAAAENLIAGRSAATPFTPLPRAWSTLYDVRLQTAGLPALGEDTVSLDKGITGFIRGGQLVGITGWDRPRAMLDWTAELERRLAVPEHSPVPAEAWPETDDDRYYDDRFFDERFAQRLAERFDTGERFESGERLDTAERFDTQEFYAEFADELDAAAESRW, encoded by the coding sequence ATGGCTGACGGCGATCGGATCGTCATCGTCGGAGCCGGAGTCGCCGGCCTGCGCGCCGCGGAACGGCTGCGTGAGCTGGGCTTCGACGGCGAGATCGTGGTGGTGGGCGACGAGGCCCGCCGCCCGTACCACCGGCCGATGGTCTCTAAGCAGCTCGTGATGGGCGCGGCGCGGCCGACCGACACCACGCTGCGGACGTATGGTGAGGACCTCGACCTGCACTGGCGGCTCGGCACGCGGGCGACGCACCTCGACACCGTCGAACGCGTCGTGCACCTGCCGGGCGGCGAAGCCCTCTGGTACGACGGGCTCGTGCTCGCCACCGGCGTCGTGCCGCGGCACCTGCCAGGCTCGCCGCGGCACGACCCTCGCGTGCGGGTGCTGCGCACCGTCGACGACGCGCTGTCGGTGCGCCGGTGCCTGCAGGCGAGCACCAAACCGGCCGTGGTGATCGGCGCCGGCCTCATCGGCAACGAGTTCGCCGCGAGCATGCGCCATCTCGGCCGCGACGTCACGCTCGTCGGGCACGCGCAGGCGCCGTTGCACCGCTTCGGCACGCGGATCTCCGACTCCGTCGTGCAACTGCACAAGGAGCACCGCGCCAAACTGGCCATGAAGTCCGAGGTGCGGCACTGGATCAGCACGAAGGAAGCCGTCGGCCTGCACCTGACGAACAACAAGCTGCTCGTGGCGAGCTGCGTGGTGCTGGCGATCGGCAGCGTGCCGGCCGTGGACTACCTGCGCGGCTCCGGCCTCGACGTCGAGGACGGTGTGCTGTGCGAGCCCACGCTGTTCGCCGAGCACGCGAACGACGTGGTGGTCGCGGGTGATCTCGCGCGCTGGCCCAACCTGCGCTTCGACGAGGTCCCGCGGCGCGTCGAGCACTGGATCAACGCCGTGGAGTCGGGGCGCGCGGCCGCGGAGAACCTGATCGCGGGCCGGTCCGCCGCCACCCCGTTCACGCCGCTGCCGCGCGCGTGGTCGACGCTCTACGACGTGCGGCTGCAGACGGCCGGCTTGCCGGCACTCGGCGAGGACACCGTGTCGCTCGACAAGGGCATCACCGGTTTCATCCGCGGCGGGCAGCTCGTCGGCATCACGGGGTGGGACCGGCCGCGCGCAATGCTCGACTGGACCGCCGAGCTCGAGCGGCGGCTCGCGGTGCCGGAGCACTCGCCCGTGCCGGCCGAGGCGTGGCCGGAAACCGACGACGACCGGTACTACGACGACCGGTTCTTCGATGAGCGGTTCGCACAGCGGCTGGCCGAGCGGTTCGACACCGGCGAGCGATTCGAGTCAGGCGAGCGGCTCGACACGGCCGAGCGGTTCGACACCCAGGAGTTTTACGCGGAGTTCGCCGACGAGCTCGACGCCGCCGCGGAGTCCCGGTGGTGA